Proteins encoded within one genomic window of Streptomyces sp. NBC_01314:
- a CDS encoding nucleoside/nucleotide kinase family protein codes for MPLTFDDLLHRAASLVRPGHRALLGVAGSPGAGKSTLAERLTRGLNGDGEPWVAHVPMDGFHLADAELDRLGRRNRKGAPDTFDAAGYAALLARLRGDEDDVVYAPGFERTLEQPVAGSIPVPPTARLVVTEGNYLLLDHGPWTRVRSHLDEVWFCDLDETERVRRLVARHVEFGKGHDEAVAWVLGTDQRNAGLVAASRRRADLVVPASAMPTVEA; via the coding sequence ATGCCCCTGACCTTCGACGATCTGCTGCACCGGGCGGCCTCCCTGGTCCGCCCCGGCCACCGGGCCCTGCTCGGTGTCGCCGGCAGCCCCGGCGCGGGGAAGAGCACCCTGGCCGAGCGGCTCACCCGGGGCCTCAACGGCGACGGCGAACCCTGGGTCGCCCATGTCCCCATGGACGGCTTCCACCTCGCCGACGCGGAACTCGACCGCCTCGGCCGCCGGAACCGCAAGGGCGCGCCGGACACGTTCGACGCGGCGGGCTACGCGGCGCTGCTGGCGAGGCTGCGCGGTGACGAGGACGACGTCGTCTACGCGCCGGGATTCGAACGCACTCTGGAGCAGCCCGTCGCGGGGTCGATCCCGGTGCCGCCCACCGCCCGCCTTGTCGTCACCGAGGGGAACTACCTTCTCCTGGACCACGGGCCCTGGACCCGCGTCCGCTCCCATCTCGACGAGGTCTGGTTCTGCGACCTCGACGAGACCGAGCGGGTACGCCGTCTCGTCGCCCGGCACGTGGAGTTCGGCAAGGGACACGACGAGGCGGTCGCCTGGGTCCTCGGCACGGACCAGCGCAATGCCGGCCTGGTGGCGGCGAGCAGGCGTCGCGCGGACCTGGTGGTGCCGGCGTCGGCGATGCCGACGGTGGAGGCGTAG
- a CDS encoding ABC transporter substrate-binding protein, producing MTTVGVRRSSRLGRGGMRRLAPLAAVATAGALLLSACGGGSDSGGTSKSLTFWISTVPGQDAGWKKMVAQYEKETGVKVKLVNIPYDGYATKLRNSAQANSLPDVAAVPALDPIWSNKLIDLSDIANNKTNKINANFVAKDSSGKVLSIPSDVTASGMFINKSLFEKAGVDYPTSPDKTWTWDEFIKAADKVREKTDAKYSLTFDQSPSRLRAMVYEMGGQYVHADDSGKFSVDAATKKAVNTFVGWNDDKTMPKSVWTSGADPSAMFQSGDVVAYWSGVWQVAAYAESITKFEWASIPTPAQPVQASDVNSGGMTVGFNNNADAAAAAEKFLSWLYEPDHYQALCEASGFLPVETGLNPKYPFKSEAAQAAFKLYNESIPLYDPISGYFSGAQTNWVLKGKSLADDPTKAELGKAINGEQSADKALQNIVDGYNQQVGG from the coding sequence ATGACCACTGTGGGTGTGCGGCGCTCAAGCCGACTCGGCCGCGGCGGTATGCGCCGCCTGGCTCCCCTCGCTGCCGTTGCCACGGCAGGTGCCCTGCTGCTCTCCGCCTGCGGAGGGGGATCCGACTCGGGCGGGACCTCCAAGTCGCTGACGTTCTGGATCTCCACGGTTCCGGGGCAGGACGCGGGCTGGAAGAAGATGGTGGCGCAGTACGAGAAGGAAACCGGCGTCAAGGTCAAGCTGGTCAACATCCCCTACGACGGCTACGCGACGAAGCTGCGCAACTCCGCGCAGGCGAACTCGCTGCCCGACGTGGCGGCCGTGCCGGCGCTCGACCCGATCTGGTCGAACAAGCTGATCGACCTCAGCGACATCGCCAACAACAAGACGAACAAGATCAACGCCAACTTCGTCGCCAAGGACTCGTCCGGGAAGGTGCTGTCCATCCCCTCGGACGTCACCGCGTCCGGCATGTTCATCAACAAGTCGCTCTTCGAGAAGGCCGGCGTCGACTACCCGACCTCGCCCGACAAGACCTGGACCTGGGACGAGTTCATCAAGGCGGCGGACAAGGTCCGGGAGAAGACCGACGCCAAGTACTCCCTGACGTTCGACCAGTCGCCGTCCCGGCTGCGCGCCATGGTGTACGAGATGGGCGGGCAGTACGTCCACGCCGACGACTCCGGCAAGTTCTCGGTGGACGCGGCGACCAAGAAGGCCGTGAACACCTTCGTCGGATGGAACGACGACAAGACCATGCCGAAGTCGGTGTGGACCAGCGGCGCCGACCCGTCGGCCATGTTCCAGAGCGGTGACGTCGTCGCCTACTGGTCCGGCGTGTGGCAGGTCGCCGCCTACGCGGAGAGCATCACGAAGTTCGAGTGGGCGAGCATCCCGACTCCCGCCCAGCCGGTGCAGGCCAGTGACGTCAACAGCGGCGGCATGACGGTGGGCTTCAACAACAACGCCGACGCGGCCGCCGCCGCGGAGAAGTTCCTGTCCTGGCTGTACGAGCCCGACCACTACCAGGCGCTGTGCGAGGCCTCCGGCTTCCTGCCGGTCGAGACCGGTCTGAACCCGAAGTACCCCTTCAAGTCCGAGGCGGCGCAGGCGGCGTTCAAGCTCTACAACGAGTCCATCCCGCTCTACGACCCGATCTCCGGCTACTTCAGCGGCGCGCAGACGAACTGGGTGCTGAAGGGCAAGAGCCTCGCCGACGACCCGACCAAGGCGGAGCTCGGCAAGGCGATCAACGGCGAGCAGTCGGCCGACAAGGCCCTGCAGAACATCGTGGACGGCTACAACCAGCAGGTCGGCGGCTGA
- a CDS encoding carbohydrate ABC transporter permease, with protein sequence MTKRASDASDVSVSPPRRRSKYTLAPLVLITGNVVLFALFFVWPAVIGLVYSFTNYTGVGAFQFVGLDNYQKLLGDSTFYAATTRTLLYTVLFVPLNFVLSLLIANVLVSKHAKGASVARIFFFIPWLLSPIIVGVLWRWLFGENFGLVNYLIEKVGGSAVPWQSNADLSLIVVVVAAAWAWTGFSMLLFIAAIKNVPTSYYEAAALDGAGPWRQFISITLPSIAPTSFIVILLNTIHAMKEYAVFASLNNGGPGTSNNLLVQYIYQTGFKTGQIGYASAASFVLMLILMAVAIIQMMVNRRVENR encoded by the coding sequence ATGACAAAACGCGCCTCGGACGCTTCGGACGTGTCCGTGAGCCCGCCCAGGAGACGAAGCAAGTACACCCTCGCACCGCTCGTCCTCATCACGGGCAATGTCGTGCTCTTCGCGCTGTTCTTCGTCTGGCCGGCGGTGATCGGGCTCGTCTACTCCTTCACGAACTACACGGGCGTAGGGGCGTTCCAGTTCGTCGGACTGGACAACTACCAGAAGCTGCTCGGGGACTCGACCTTCTACGCCGCGACGACCCGCACGCTGCTGTACACCGTGCTCTTCGTTCCGCTGAACTTCGTGTTGTCGCTGCTCATCGCCAACGTGCTGGTGAGCAAGCACGCCAAGGGCGCGTCGGTCGCCCGCATCTTCTTCTTCATCCCGTGGCTGCTGTCGCCCATCATCGTGGGTGTCCTGTGGCGATGGCTGTTCGGTGAGAACTTCGGACTGGTCAACTACCTCATCGAGAAGGTCGGCGGAAGCGCCGTTCCATGGCAGTCGAACGCGGACCTGTCACTGATCGTGGTCGTGGTGGCGGCAGCCTGGGCCTGGACGGGCTTCTCCATGCTGCTGTTCATCGCGGCGATCAAGAACGTACCGACGTCGTACTACGAGGCGGCGGCGCTCGACGGCGCCGGTCCGTGGCGCCAGTTCATCAGCATCACCCTGCCGAGCATCGCCCCCACGTCCTTCATCGTCATCCTGCTCAACACGATCCACGCGATGAAGGAATACGCGGTGTTCGCCTCCCTCAACAACGGTGGACCCGGAACGTCGAACAACCTGCTTGTCCAGTACATCTACCAGACGGGGTTCAAGACGGGCCAGATCGGCTACGCGAGCGCCGCGTCGTTCGTGCTCATGCTCATCCTGATGGCCGTCGCGATCATCCAGATGATGGTCAACCGGCGGGTGGAGAACCGATGA
- a CDS encoding serine hydrolase domain-containing protein, whose protein sequence is MVSRTVGTGVATLGAVVLSLLTVPAHAAPQAGPDTTGLRKLLRTALSQGAPGAFARIDDNGTVHHLAEGVADRSTKRAIGTGDRIRVGSVTKTFTAVVLLQLVDEGKIKLDTSVDTYLPGLLPDKKITVRHVLSHRSGLYDYANTLFSPSVSGFEKVRNKVYTYRQLMDLSLAKPLTNKPGAVYSYSNANFVVAGMLIEKITKKPVATEYQNRVIKPLKLDDTFYVHPKNTIPGTYSRGYMTADSTGRKIDSTLQTTSWAQSAGALVSSAKDLNKFMSALVRGKLTSAAQLKQMLKWTPVNSTQAYGLGLRRRDLSCGVSVYGHTGTVQGYYTWAFTSKTGKRSVTSFANTSNNGTVYTTVNRTLESTFCG, encoded by the coding sequence ATGGTTTCGAGAACGGTGGGCACGGGCGTAGCGACGCTCGGCGCGGTCGTGTTGTCCCTCCTGACGGTCCCCGCCCATGCGGCCCCGCAGGCGGGGCCCGACACGACCGGGCTGCGAAAACTGCTGCGCACGGCGCTGTCACAAGGGGCGCCGGGCGCGTTCGCGAGGATCGACGACAACGGCACGGTGCATCATCTGGCGGAAGGTGTCGCCGACCGGTCCACCAAGCGGGCCATCGGCACCGGGGACCGTATCCGCGTCGGCAGCGTCACCAAGACGTTCACGGCGGTGGTCCTGCTGCAGCTGGTCGACGAGGGCAAGATCAAGCTCGACACCTCGGTCGACACATATCTGCCGGGGCTGCTGCCCGACAAGAAGATCACCGTGCGTCATGTGCTCAGCCACCGCAGCGGGCTGTACGACTACGCCAACACCCTCTTCTCCCCGAGCGTGTCGGGCTTCGAGAAGGTACGGAACAAGGTCTACACCTACCGTCAGCTGATGGACCTGTCGCTCGCCAAGCCGCTCACCAACAAGCCGGGCGCGGTCTACTCGTACTCGAACGCCAACTTCGTGGTCGCGGGCATGCTCATCGAGAAGATCACCAAGAAGCCGGTGGCGACCGAGTACCAGAACCGCGTCATCAAGCCGCTGAAGCTCGACGACACGTTCTACGTCCACCCGAAGAACACGATCCCCGGCACGTACTCCCGCGGCTACATGACCGCCGACTCCACCGGACGGAAGATCGACTCGACGCTGCAGACGACGTCGTGGGCGCAGAGCGCGGGGGCCCTGGTGTCCAGCGCCAAGGACCTGAACAAGTTCATGTCCGCGCTGGTGCGGGGGAAGCTCACCTCGGCCGCCCAGCTGAAGCAGATGCTGAAGTGGACGCCGGTGAACAGCACCCAGGCGTACGGGCTGGGGCTGCGCCGGCGTGATCTGTCGTGCGGGGTCTCGGTGTACGGGCACACGGGGACGGTGCAGGGCTACTACACCTGGGCGTTCACCTCGAAGACCGGCAAGCGCAGTGTGACGTCGTTCGCCAACACGTCCAACAACGGCACGGTGTACACGACCGTGAACCGCACGCTGGAGTCCACGTTCTGCGGCTGA
- a CDS encoding carbohydrate ABC transporter permease has translation MTTTDMPRKVDADSVRAVSKKRPRGSATGGFRRAIAPTTLLWVLAGLYGLPVLWFVLSSLKPAGDLFSLPLTLFPDDPTVSGYKEAWASSNFSGYFINTIIVCVIATILTVGVSCCTGYALAKYDNKWLKAFFLCILATTMLPAEVMLAPLFLVVRDLGFYNSLSGIILPALLTATGCFMFRQFFLTVPDELIEAARIDGAKELSIFMRIMVPLSRPIMLTLAILSFQWRWNDYIWPLLMLNDPEKFTVQIGIQSLVGAQNINWSVLLGGSVISMVPLIVVFLVFQKYVMNADINAGLKD, from the coding sequence ATGACAACCACAGACATGCCGCGCAAGGTCGACGCCGACTCCGTACGGGCCGTCTCCAAGAAGAGGCCCCGTGGCTCGGCAACCGGAGGGTTTCGGCGCGCGATCGCCCCGACGACTCTGCTGTGGGTCCTGGCGGGCCTCTACGGGCTGCCGGTGCTGTGGTTCGTCCTCAGCTCCCTCAAGCCGGCGGGAGACCTGTTCTCCCTTCCGCTGACGCTGTTCCCGGACGACCCCACCGTGTCGGGTTACAAGGAAGCGTGGGCAAGCTCCAACTTCTCCGGGTACTTCATCAACACGATCATCGTGTGCGTGATCGCGACGATCCTCACGGTGGGGGTCAGCTGCTGCACCGGGTACGCGCTGGCCAAGTACGACAACAAATGGCTCAAGGCCTTCTTCCTCTGCATCCTGGCCACCACGATGCTGCCGGCCGAGGTCATGCTCGCCCCGCTGTTCCTGGTGGTCCGCGACCTCGGCTTCTACAACTCGCTCTCCGGCATCATCCTCCCGGCCCTGCTCACGGCGACCGGCTGCTTCATGTTCCGCCAGTTCTTCCTGACAGTCCCCGACGAACTCATCGAGGCCGCCCGCATCGACGGTGCGAAAGAGCTGTCGATCTTCATGCGGATCATGGTGCCGCTCTCCCGGCCCATCATGCTGACGCTCGCCATCCTGTCGTTCCAGTGGAGGTGGAACGACTACATCTGGCCGCTGCTGATGCTGAACGACCCCGAGAAGTTCACGGTGCAGATCGGCATCCAGAGCCTCGTCGGCGCGCAGAACATCAACTGGTCGGTGCTGCTCGGCGGATCGGTCATCTCCATGGTCCCGCTGATCGTCGTCTTCCTGGTGTTCCAGAAGTACGTCATGAACGCCGACATCAACGCCGGACTGAAGGACTGA
- a CDS encoding CAP domain-containing protein, with product MSELIPGGNLPLPGGTLTIRVPGPFDVSALITDDTGKVRGDADFVFYNQPTAPGARLTGETLTVDPSALRPGATRLTVAISPAVPDTPLGHLPAPTLLVTGPDGRTIARFTPPRPARETVLLLAELYRKGPGWKLRALGQGYADGLAGVARDFGVHVLEDVPTHAPASGSRSASAPRKERGAVPHAAPPRGRDQPSPVRTVHTTPSTATPDGFLGLVNSTRATAGSPPVSLNTQLSAAARAHATAMAAQGRLASEGSDGVSVYQRVTATGYTYLTIGEHLVSGPRTPAEFVDYCLSTEQARRTLNEPAYSETGLAHITDPRSGTEFWTALWAHPFSPAGLRQTAAEVITLTNAERAAAGLPPLSPDPLLTNAAQAHSADMVARAFYAHTSPDGSEPWHRAAAAGSTRRSIGENIACGQRSADEVVRGWMNSPGHRANILKPGFTHIGIGFAGGGAAGTYWTQLFGG from the coding sequence ATCACCGACGACACGGGCAAGGTCCGCGGCGACGCCGACTTCGTCTTCTACAACCAGCCGACAGCGCCGGGCGCCCGTCTTACCGGCGAGACCCTGACGGTGGACCCGTCCGCCCTGCGCCCCGGCGCGACCCGCCTCACCGTCGCCATCAGCCCGGCCGTCCCGGACACGCCGTTGGGCCACCTGCCCGCGCCGACGTTGCTCGTCACAGGTCCCGACGGCCGTACGATCGCCCGTTTCACCCCACCGAGGCCCGCGCGCGAGACCGTACTGCTCCTGGCGGAGCTGTACCGCAAGGGACCCGGCTGGAAGCTACGAGCACTGGGGCAGGGCTACGCGGACGGCCTGGCGGGGGTCGCGAGGGACTTCGGTGTGCATGTGCTGGAGGACGTGCCCACGCATGCGCCCGCATCGGGATCCCGGTCGGCGTCAGCGCCCCGAAAGGAGCGCGGGGCCGTGCCACACGCGGCTCCGCCGCGTGGGCGCGACCAGCCTTCGCCGGTCCGCACAGTACACACCACCCCGTCGACAGCCACCCCCGACGGCTTTCTCGGCCTGGTCAACTCCACCCGCGCCACCGCGGGTTCCCCACCCGTCTCCCTCAACACCCAGCTGTCCGCCGCGGCCCGGGCCCACGCCACCGCGATGGCCGCACAGGGCCGGCTCGCCTCGGAAGGCAGCGACGGCGTCTCCGTCTACCAACGCGTCACCGCCACCGGCTACACCTACCTGACCATCGGCGAACACCTGGTCTCCGGCCCCCGCACCCCCGCCGAGTTCGTGGACTACTGCCTCTCCACCGAACAGGCCAGGCGAACTCTCAACGAACCGGCGTACAGCGAGACGGGCCTGGCACACATCACCGATCCCCGCTCGGGAACCGAGTTCTGGACGGCGCTCTGGGCCCACCCCTTCTCTCCCGCCGGACTCCGGCAGACCGCCGCCGAAGTCATCACCCTCACCAACGCCGAACGAGCCGCCGCCGGCCTGCCGCCGCTCTCCCCCGACCCCCTCCTCACGAACGCCGCCCAGGCGCACAGCGCCGACATGGTGGCGCGGGCCTTCTACGCGCACACCTCCCCCGACGGCAGCGAACCGTGGCACCGCGCGGCGGCGGCCGGCTCCACCCGGCGGTCCATCGGGGAGAACATCGCGTGCGGCCAGCGTTCCGCCGACGAGGTCGTGCGCGGCTGGATGAACAGCCCCGGACACCGGGCGAACATCCTCAAACCCGGCTTCACCCATATAGGTATCGGCTTCGCGGGCGGCGGCGCGGCCGGCACGTACTGGACCCAGCTCTTCGGCGGCTGA
- a CDS encoding ROK family protein yields the protein MQLSESARAVFAVLAASSTATRPQLATGARLSKPTVSTAVAELEAAGLAARSGTLNGGTGRSAAVYDLGPAAGAVLAVDLGPSVTRVRVCALDGTLLAEGTGLRADTVDVVAEALAVLSAGAPLRAIVVAVGDVTTQGREGAAVRPATAKAGPIFDALTVALPPGVPVHVENNVNCAALAELHEGAARGRDTFGYLRIGVGIGLGVVIGGQVLRGANGAAGEVARLPYPWDADREPRHEGLEAHIGAGSLLRRAAGAWQGVDDPCPDTVDGLFALADAGHATACAVVGRHAADVGRLAAAATAVLDPGLIVLGGAVGSKPRLLPGVRAELARLSWPTEVVSSALGDSGTVVGASRLAVARGIQTVTGGAAVKH from the coding sequence ATGCAACTGAGCGAGAGCGCCCGCGCTGTCTTCGCCGTACTGGCCGCGTCGAGCACCGCCACCCGCCCCCAACTGGCCACCGGGGCACGGCTTTCCAAGCCGACCGTCTCCACCGCCGTCGCGGAGCTGGAGGCCGCCGGTCTCGCCGCCCGCTCCGGCACCCTCAACGGCGGAACCGGCAGGTCGGCGGCCGTATACGATCTCGGCCCCGCCGCCGGCGCCGTACTCGCCGTCGACCTCGGACCCAGCGTCACCCGGGTCCGGGTCTGCGCCCTGGACGGCACGCTGCTCGCCGAGGGCACCGGCCTGCGGGCGGACACCGTCGACGTGGTCGCGGAGGCCCTCGCGGTGCTTTCGGCCGGCGCGCCGCTGCGCGCCATCGTCGTCGCCGTCGGCGACGTCACCACCCAGGGCCGGGAGGGCGCGGCCGTACGGCCCGCCACCGCCAAGGCCGGCCCCATCTTCGACGCCCTGACCGTGGCGCTCCCGCCGGGAGTGCCCGTCCACGTCGAGAACAACGTGAACTGCGCCGCCCTGGCCGAGCTGCACGAGGGCGCCGCCCGAGGCCGGGACACCTTCGGCTATCTGCGGATCGGCGTCGGCATCGGTCTCGGTGTCGTCATCGGCGGCCAGGTGCTGCGCGGCGCGAACGGCGCCGCCGGTGAGGTGGCCCGGCTGCCCTACCCGTGGGACGCCGACCGGGAACCACGCCACGAGGGCCTGGAGGCGCACATAGGAGCGGGTTCCCTGCTGCGCCGGGCGGCGGGCGCCTGGCAGGGCGTGGACGACCCATGCCCGGACACCGTCGACGGGCTGTTCGCGCTGGCCGACGCGGGACACGCCACGGCCTGCGCCGTCGTCGGCCGGCACGCCGCCGACGTGGGCAGACTCGCCGCCGCGGCGACCGCGGTCCTGGATCCCGGCCTGATCGTGCTGGGCGGAGCCGTCGGCTCCAAGCCGCGGCTCCTGCCCGGAGTTCGGGCCGAACTGGCCCGGCTGAGCTGGCCCACCGAGGTCGTGAGCAGCGCGCTCGGCGACAGCGGCACTGTCGTGGGGGCCAGTCGGCTGGCCGTGGCCCGGGGAATCCAAACCGTGACCGGAGGGGCGGCGGTGAAGCATTGA
- a CDS encoding BadF/BadG/BcrA/BcrD ATPase family protein, which produces MQDSGPVAVGIDVGGTKTHLRAVTGTDSVADHVRTSRGWRPHDPAAATAWLATLVEEALPAHTLPSAVAVGAHACETPRQCEGIRLALQERLQVPCLVVGDAELLAPAAGFDRGVGLVAGTGSVAVGRSADGTTVQVGGWGAVLGDEGGAAGLVREAARAVWAAHDRGEAPDALADRLVAAFAVSEVPALGGALEAATDLSADWGRHAPVVFEAAEEGSLLAHRVIADGGRALASLVARLAARGVAVDDVVVAGGTILSRPALYSAFAEALLDAVPSARPHVLQVPPVEGALAFSRTLLRPVTR; this is translated from the coding sequence GTGCAGGACTCCGGGCCCGTCGCGGTCGGTATCGACGTGGGCGGCACCAAGACCCATCTCCGTGCTGTCACGGGGACGGACTCCGTCGCCGATCACGTCCGCACGAGCCGCGGCTGGCGGCCGCACGACCCGGCGGCCGCGACCGCATGGCTGGCCACGCTGGTCGAGGAGGCGCTGCCCGCGCACACCCTCCCGTCCGCCGTGGCCGTCGGTGCTCACGCCTGCGAGACACCCCGGCAGTGCGAGGGGATACGTCTCGCCCTCCAGGAACGGCTTCAGGTGCCGTGCCTGGTGGTGGGGGACGCCGAACTGCTCGCCCCCGCCGCCGGTTTCGACAGGGGCGTGGGCCTGGTCGCGGGCACCGGTTCCGTGGCCGTCGGCCGGTCCGCCGACGGCACCACGGTGCAGGTCGGCGGATGGGGGGCGGTCCTCGGCGACGAGGGCGGCGCCGCCGGTCTCGTCCGCGAGGCGGCCCGTGCCGTCTGGGCGGCACACGACCGGGGCGAGGCGCCCGACGCGCTCGCCGACCGGCTCGTCGCCGCCTTCGCGGTCAGCGAGGTCCCGGCTCTCGGCGGGGCGCTGGAGGCGGCCACGGACCTGTCCGCCGACTGGGGCCGGCACGCGCCCGTGGTGTTCGAGGCCGCCGAGGAGGGTTCCCTCCTCGCCCACCGGGTGATCGCCGACGGAGGCCGCGCGCTCGCCTCGCTCGTGGCGCGGCTCGCCGCCCGCGGGGTCGCGGTGGACGACGTGGTGGTGGCCGGCGGGACGATCCTCTCCAGGCCCGCCCTGTACTCCGCATTCGCCGAAGCGCTCTTGGACGCTGTACCGTCCGCGCGACCGCATGTGCTCCAAGTGCCCCCGGTCGAAGGGGCGTTGGCATTCTCACGTACTCTCCTCCGACCGGTCACCCGCTGA
- a CDS encoding ANTAR domain-containing protein, which yields MSARPWSETDGEDEVVREELARLRAEVRQLRTRTEGRPLIAEAQGMLRERYALPDGETAFALLQRSSQQYNVKLRTLAEAAVSVPRPDGRSALWFPGRARQAEPALSFAEARDRRVGRGNRSEVLTAALSQTLSVVGTDMGNVQIVDRAKGGLRIERHTGHTEDFVDFFAYVGEEGTSCAKAARDVAQVTVQDVATDPVFTDDARAAILHAGSRACHSVPLTTSSGRCVGMVSAHLERPLRGLTRPQLKALTVVGAEAGEWLSWYDRTVVLDALEHLHTLGRAHGGARISRR from the coding sequence ATGAGCGCGAGACCCTGGTCGGAGACTGACGGCGAGGACGAGGTGGTACGGGAGGAACTGGCGCGGCTGCGCGCCGAGGTACGGCAGCTGCGCACCCGGACGGAAGGCAGGCCCCTCATCGCCGAGGCCCAGGGCATGCTGCGGGAGCGTTATGCGCTGCCGGACGGCGAGACCGCGTTCGCGCTGCTGCAGCGGTCCTCGCAGCAGTACAACGTCAAGCTGCGCACCCTGGCCGAGGCTGCGGTGAGCGTGCCGCGCCCGGACGGCCGGAGCGCCCTGTGGTTTCCCGGCCGGGCCCGTCAGGCGGAGCCGGCACTCAGCTTCGCGGAGGCACGCGACCGCCGTGTCGGACGCGGCAACCGGAGCGAGGTCCTGACTGCCGCCCTCAGTCAGACCCTCTCCGTCGTCGGCACCGACATGGGCAACGTGCAGATCGTCGACCGGGCCAAGGGCGGACTGCGCATCGAGCGGCACACGGGACACACGGAGGACTTCGTCGACTTCTTCGCGTACGTCGGCGAGGAGGGCACGTCCTGCGCCAAGGCCGCGCGGGACGTCGCCCAGGTCACCGTCCAGGACGTGGCGACGGACCCGGTGTTCACCGACGACGCCCGCGCGGCGATCCTGCACGCGGGCAGTCGCGCCTGCCACAGCGTGCCGCTGACCACGTCCTCCGGACGGTGCGTCGGTATGGTGTCGGCCCATCTCGAACGCCCGCTGCGGGGTCTGACACGCCCCCAGCTCAAGGCGTTGACCGTCGTGGGTGCCGAAGCCGGCGAGTGGCTGTCCTGGTACGACCGGACCGTCGTCCTCGACGCCCTCGAACACCTCCACACCCTCGGCCGCGCTCACGGCGGCGCCCGCATCAGCCGACGATGA